The Drosophila nasuta strain 15112-1781.00 chromosome 2R, ASM2355853v1, whole genome shotgun sequence genome segment TGATAAGAACTAAACTTCATGCCTCAGTAGTCTGCCTGATTGTGCAAcgcatattttgtaataatttgttCCGAATATCTTATGTTTTTGCAGAGAACACGTACCTAATTAAGGGTACATTAGATTCGGTACTCATAATGAGACACCAATCATTTcgatatttgcaaaaatgtatatttgttgTCATACCTAAATAATCTGACCAATTACAGATACGAAACATATTTTGTCAAATGCTTTGCGTCATCTCACTGAGAATCCAGATATGAAATTCATTTGGGCAGAAATTTCGTATTTCTCTCGATTCTACGAAGACTTGGGTGAGAATAAGAagcagcaaatgaaattgtaaggAAATTATAGCACTTCATTGATTTTCGATTGAACTGTTTTTGTATCTTTGCAGGCTGGTGAAGAAAGGTCAATTGGAATTTGTTACGGGTGGCTGGGTAATGCCTGACGAGGCGAACTCACATTGGCGCAACGTTTTGCTGCAGCTTACCGAAGGTCAAACCTGGTTAAAGGAACACTTTAATATAACCCCCACCTCATCATGGGCTATTGATCCATTTGGCCACAGCCCCAGCCTGCCGTATGTGCTGCAACGAAGTGGCTTCAAGAACCTTCTCATACAGCGCACGCACTATTCGGTGAAAAAAGAGTTGGCACAACAGCGAAATCTCGAATTTTATTGGCGTCAAATATGGGAGACGCATGGCAATGCGGCTCTATTTACCCATATGATGCCCTTTTACTCATACGATATTCCACATACTTGTGGTCCAGATCCCAAGGTGTGCTGTCAGTTCGACTTTAAGCGCATCGGCTCTTTTGGCCTAAGTTGCCCATGGCGAGTGCCACCTCGCGCTATCGACGACAACAATGTGGCAGCACGTTCGGAGCTCCTAGTGGATCAGTGGAAAAAGAAAGCCGAATTGTATCGCACGAATACGCTCCTCGTGCCGCTGGGCGATGATTTTCGTTACAAGCAGAATACTGAATGGGATGTGCAGCGTGTGAACTATGAAAGGCTCTTCGAGTACATCAACGGACACTACGCTTTCAATGTGGAGGCCCAGTTTGGTACGTTGCAGGAATACTTTGATGCTGTGCACAGTTCAGGGCAGAGTTTTCCATCGCTAAGTGGTGACTTTTTCACATATGCGGATCGCTCCGATAACTATTGGAGTGGCTATTACACCTCGCGTCCGTATTATAAGCGTATGGATCGCGTTCTAATGCACTATCTGCGTGCTGCCGAAATGTTGAATTCTTGGAAGCCCTGGGATTCGAATGCGGGCTTTGCCCAGAAACTGGAGTTGGCGCGTCGAGAACTCTCGTTATTTCAGCATCACGATGGCATCACAGGCACTGCCAAAACGCATGTAGTGCTGGATTACGAAAGGCGTATGATAGAAGCGCTCAAGGCCTGCCACTTTGTGATGCAACAAGCGATATATCGCCTGTTGACCAATCCCACCATCTACACTCCTGACTACAACTTCCATTACTTTACCTTGGATGATTCACGCTGGCCAGGTGTCGGAGTGGAGGAGAGTCGCATTACCATCATACTGGGCGAAGAGCTACCCAACAAGCATGTGGTCTTGCACAATACATTGCCACATTGGCGTCAACAGCTCGTAGATTTCTATGTATCCAGCCCGTTCATAAGTGTCAGCGATTTGGCTGGCAACACTGTCAAGGCGCAGGTGTCGCCCGTTTGGAGCTGGCACCACGACACGCTTAGCAAGACTGTCAATCCGCAGGGATCCACTACCAAATTTCGAATTATCTTTGAGGCCCGCGTGCCTCCAATGGGCCTAGTCACCTACGTGTTAACCGTGACCGATTCGAAGCCAACGTAAGTATGACACATAAACATCCGATTCAGAGTATTCACTTTAATTGCAATAATGTTCTTTCAAGCAGCCACACATCATTCGCTTCTCAGCTACTGCTTAACAGCAATTCGCTATTTGTGTCTTTGGGACAATATCCAGAGGTCGTCAAGTTTGGGGATCATCGAGAGTTAGCCCTTCGCGTTGGTTCTGGACCCACATTGGCATTTTCAGAGCATGGAATGTTGAAATCAATGCAGCTTACTCCGGACAGTCCTCACGTGCCAGTACACCTCAAGTTCCTTAAATATGGCACACGCTCACATGGAGATAAGTCGGGCGCCTATTTGTTCTTGCCAAATGGACCTGCACTCTCAATGATGAACGGTGCTTCTCCTGTGGTGCTCGTTAGTGAGGGAGAACTGGAGTCTTATGTGAGCGTGGGATTGCCGCAAGTTATACATCAGACCATTTTGCGTGGCAACGATTTTCCTGAAATACGCAACCTTGTCAATATTGGTGACATCGACAACACGGAGGTTGTGATGCGCTTGCAAACACATATTGACAGCGGGGAAACCTTCTACACCGATCTCAATGGACTGCAGTTAATAAAGCGTCGACGGTTTGATAAGTTGCCATTGCAGGCAAACTATTATCCGGTTCCCTCGGCTATCTTCATTGAGGATGCCAACATGCGCCTGACACTGTTAACTGGACAACCGCTGGGAGGCTCCTCTTTGGCACCGGGTGAGCTGGAAATCATGCAAGACCGTCGATTGGCTAGCGATGATCAACGTGGTTTAGGTCAAGGCGTATTAGACAATAAGCCGGTACTACATATTTATCGCATAGTTCTTGAAAAGATCATCGGTTGTGAACGGCCACCGGACGCTTATCCAGGCAGTTACTTAACAAGCGCTGCGTACAGGGCTTCACAATCTCTTCTAGATCCATTggataaatttatatattcggAAAATGAGTGGACTGGGGCGCAGGAGGTGTTTGGAAACGATCACGTACCGGCCAACGAGGCAACGGACGTAGTGGTAGTGCGACGACTATCAAAAAGCACAGCGAATATTCAGCGCATCGGATGTGTATTACATCGGACCCAGCTGATGGAGTGTAGTGACGCACGCTTAGAAGACAAGGTAAATTTCGggatgcatatatatttaattgtatacaaaaatataaatattttacattttaacaGTTCAATGCTTGTAACTTGCTGCAAAATAGTGACGATCCAAGTGTTAGCTGTCATAGATCCACACTAACATTTCTGCAGATACTAGAAAACTTGGAACACAAAGTCGCACCAGTTCCTTGCCCCATGGAGACAAATGCGTACATTATAAGCTTTAGCGCCAAAAATC includes the following:
- the LOC132786455 gene encoding alpha-mannosidase 2, which encodes MLRIRRRFALLICCGCLLIFLSLYVILNFAAPAPNAKKSNYFALESKLHHQENEAQNHGHGKEMSRNARQSLDKRPAKAKDILEHRDIQGDGETEECNDVVRQVPEVDIQMLEMYDRMSFADVDGGVWKQGWNIKYDLLKYNSHHKLKVFVVPHSHNDPGWIQTFEDYYNADTKHILSNALRHLTENPDMKFIWAEISYFSRFYEDLGENKKQQMKLLVKKGQLEFVTGGWVMPDEANSHWRNVLLQLTEGQTWLKEHFNITPTSSWAIDPFGHSPSLPYVLQRSGFKNLLIQRTHYSVKKELAQQRNLEFYWRQIWETHGNAALFTHMMPFYSYDIPHTCGPDPKVCCQFDFKRIGSFGLSCPWRVPPRAIDDNNVAARSELLVDQWKKKAELYRTNTLLVPLGDDFRYKQNTEWDVQRVNYERLFEYINGHYAFNVEAQFGTLQEYFDAVHSSGQSFPSLSGDFFTYADRSDNYWSGYYTSRPYYKRMDRVLMHYLRAAEMLNSWKPWDSNAGFAQKLELARRELSLFQHHDGITGTAKTHVVLDYERRMIEALKACHFVMQQAIYRLLTNPTIYTPDYNFHYFTLDDSRWPGVGVEESRITIILGEELPNKHVVLHNTLPHWRQQLVDFYVSSPFISVSDLAGNTVKAQVSPVWSWHHDTLSKTVNPQGSTTKFRIIFEARVPPMGLVTYVLTVTDSKPTHTSFASQLLLNSNSLFVSLGQYPEVVKFGDHRELALRVGSGPTLAFSEHGMLKSMQLTPDSPHVPVHLKFLKYGTRSHGDKSGAYLFLPNGPALSMMNGASPVVLVSEGELESYVSVGLPQVIHQTILRGNDFPEIRNLVNIGDIDNTEVVMRLQTHIDSGETFYTDLNGLQLIKRRRFDKLPLQANYYPVPSAIFIEDANMRLTLLTGQPLGGSSLAPGELEIMQDRRLASDDQRGLGQGVLDNKPVLHIYRIVLEKIIGCERPPDAYPGSYLTSAAYRASQSLLDPLDKFIYSENEWTGAQEVFGNDHVPANEATDVVVVRRLSKSTANIQRIGCVLHRTQLMECSDARLEDKFNACNLLQNSDDPSVSCHRSTLTFLQILENLEHKVAPVPCPMETNAYIISFSAKNHS